A segment of the Salvelinus namaycush isolate Seneca chromosome 42, SaNama_1.0, whole genome shotgun sequence genome:
ctggctcgcagtcggcccCATCGAACAtcacaaaggtgtttgatggggttgaggtcagggctctgtgcaggccagtcaagttcttccacaccgatctcaacaaaccatttctgcatggacctctttgtgcattgtcatgctgaaacagaaaagggccttccctaaactgtttccacaaagttggaagaacagaatcgtctagaatgtcattgtatgctgtagcattaagatttccttcactggaactaaggggcctagtccgaaccatgaaaaacagccagagaccattatttctcctccaccaccaaactttCATTcatctgactgccagatggtgaagtgtgattcatcactccagagaacgcgtttccactgctccagagtccaatggcagcaagctttacaccacagcagccgacgcttggcattgcacatggtgatctttggcttgtgtgaggctgctcggccatagaaacccatgtcacgaagctcctgacgaacagttcttgtgttgacgttgcttccagagacagtttaaacttggtagtgagtgttgcaaccgaggacagacgatgttTATGCGCTACGGCGGTCCAGTTtactgagcttgtgtggcctaccaattcGCGGCTGAGAAgttgtttctcctagacgtttccacttcacaataacagcacttacagttgactggggcacctcaagcagggcagaaatttgatgaactgactgacttgttggaaagtacgacgttgaaagtcactgagctcttcaacaaggccattctactgcagatgtttgtctatggagattgcatggctgtgtgctcgattttctagacctgtcagcaactggtttggctgaaatagccgaatccaataatgtgaagggatgtccacatacttttgtatatagtgtaCTTACAAATGGTTTTCATCCTCTTCGGTCCATGATTTTAATTATTCCTTAAAACAATGTTATAACTTAGTTTACTTTAGGTGAATCAATGTAAGTGATGCTATTGTCGAGGCAGTGCTGTAAGTTATTAGTATGAATGTTTTTGTGAGAATGTAGCTGACAAAGGACAGAACACAAGTTATTTTCACCAGTGATGGTATACAGTCCATCCATCAAATAGGTCCTACACGAACATATACTGCGAATTTCTGTTCCGGGACAGTATCTCATCTACGATCTCAATACAAAAAAGCAAGAAACAAAAACAAACGAATATAAATAGTTTTTGTTGATTTTCTTTTGGTTCGGTTCCTGTACGTAATTCCCTTtaaatttttttataaaaaacaaAGCTTACAGACGACTAATATGTAATTTAGTTGCAGCTGCAGCTGCCTCAAATCTGCTGCATGGTCCTTCAGCGCCCTCGCCTGGTGAAAATAGAGAAAGGAAGCGGAAGAAGACTAACTTTCCCATGATTCTCAGCGTCGTGCATGTCTGCATTTGTTTTAAAcatggaggagagggaaagaagaggagataaacaacaaaaatgtccagaatcagaaaagaaagagagagaatcaaCAAGTGCATGTGCTTCAGATGCAACCGAACATACGGCAGAAGAAGATGATGATATCGCGGCAAAGTTGGACGTCACCTCCGATAAATTTGATCCACTCCTGGCGCTATACTCGGCTACTGTGCCTCTTCCATACCCAAACGTGAAATGCTTCAACAACATAGCCGAGTATGAGAGCTTTCTAAAGGGGGGACGGGGCCGCGCCAAGCCGGAGAACGTGGAGAAAAAACAGAGGAAAGCCAGGAAAGGTGTAGCGGATCCGGAGAGGATAGAGAAACTGAAGAGGTTGATGGTGAACAACCCGATAGAGGGagaagatggagaggaggggaccAGCGGCACTGCCCGCCGTTGTAGAATACAGAAGGCTCCCAAGAATGTCCTGACCAGGATGCCTCGTATGTCGTGAATTATTTCTACCTATTGTAGGCCTGCTTTGAATCCTTTAGTTTTTGGTGGTTTGGTTTCAGATCAAAACATGACCTCTTTCATTCTTACTTATGATCATTGTCTCATATTGCCACATATTTAGGCAAATTAAAACTCTTCATTGATATGTGGGGCATTATTGATGAGTCAAACTTGTGGTTGACAGCCAGGTGAATTCTATTTAATGTCTACTTCCTGTTTATACAGTCCATACAGGAAGTCCTCTGGGGGAGCTGCACCGCTGCGTGCAGGAGAGGATCAGGGTGAAAGTTCACATCAGAACCTTCAAGGGGCTCCGTGGAGTGTGTTCTGGCTTCATAGTGGCCTTCGACAAGTTCTGGAACATGGTGAGAGCTCACCCCCTTCTCTCGCTCTTACCCGACCCTTACCCTACCCATGCCCTCCACCGCCTCTCGACAGGAGGCTTGCAGACTAGACTATAGTCTTGTGTAAGACAGTGCTCAAATAACCTTACACATCGCTGTCCTCGCTCTCAATCTCTCCCCTCACCCTCTATTCcctttcctgtctctccctgttagGCGATGGTAGATGTAGATGAGACCTACAGGGAACCTCTGCTGGGTGAAGCTCTCTACCATGAGAAGGCCCTCACTGTCACACGGGTAGGTCTGGTGCCACCGAAGGGCTCGGATCCTCTAGTCTAGTGGTGCGTTCTAGAGAATAGGGTGTTGTCTTGGATGCAGATGATGACATTTCCAGATCATGTGTCACTCACTAAAAAAGGTACAGCCATTATCATTCTCTGCAATCAGAAAAGAAACTGATTAGCTATCCCTCTCCTTCCCTAGCTCTTTGACAAGCTGAAACTCCAGGAGAGTGCGGCGCTGAGAGAATGTGAGGAGAAGAAGCAGATAGACAAGAGGAAAGCTGAACCCCTCCATCCCCCGCCTGAGACCCAAACCAGAGACAGCAGACGACGGGACCCCAATAGAGGGGACCCCAGAAGGAGAGGAGACCCTAGGGCAGTGGACCCCCGACTTGCAAGGGCCACAGTTGGGCCCCCAGTGGGCGATGACCCCGGAGCCCTAGGGGCCACAGGTAAGACCCAGGGGTCAAATGTTAAAGGTCAGGAGTCAGGGACTGAGGGGCCCAAGAGAACAGGGTCCCAGAAGAAAGAAGTGTCCCAGCCCTACGGGAGGGTTCACACGCGCCACGTCAACCAGCTCTTCATACGGGGAGAGAACGTGCTTCTAGTCAACCTACAACCACTCTGAATCTATTGTGTGTTCTAGCCAGCAGGGGTGGCAACCTAGTCTGGAACTGGAAAACAGTCTGTtcctgctctcttgccaacttcTTTTGGAGTTTTCATGCCAAACGTGAACAGAAACCGACACTGCCGCCCGGGCTAGTGGCAACCCTCCAGGAAAGTTACTTGACCTGAAGGTCCAACGCGTTGAAGCTTTACCAAGATCCATCCAGCAagacctacagtatctacactGGTTTAGACCAACCTGGAAGTCTCACTGCTACTGCATATCATATTGATATTCTCTGCTTTACGCAGACAGACATTAACTAGAAATAAAACATGAATTACCAAGCTGTCTTCTCTTGTCGTTTCTCATCTGGTCTTTGCCTCTGGGTCATATGAAATATGAAACACAGTATTGAAATGCAGGCATGGTGTGCACCACTGTAAataaccaccagagggcagtatAGACTCATTCGAA
Coding sequences within it:
- the LOC120035020 gene encoding U7 snRNA-associated Sm-like protein LSm11 isoform X2, whose translation is MSAFVLNMEERERRGDKQQKCPESEKKERESTSACASDATEHTAEEDDDIAAKLDVTSDKFDPLLALYSATVPLPYPNVKCFNNIAEYESFLKGGRGRAKPENVEKKQRKARKGVADPERIEKLKRLMVNNPIEGEDGEEGTSGTARRCRIQKAPKNVLTRMPLHTGSPLGELHRCVQERIRVKVHIRTFKGLRGVCSGFIVAFDKFWNMAMVDVDETYREPLLGEALYHEKALTVTRLFDKLKLQESAALRECEEKKQIDKRKAEPLHPPPETQTRDSRRRDPNRGDPRRRGDPRAVDPRLARATVGPPVGDDPGALGATASRGGNLVWNWKTVCSCSLANFFWSFHAKREQKPTLPPGLVATLQESYLT
- the LOC120035020 gene encoding U7 snRNA-associated Sm-like protein LSm11 isoform X1, with amino-acid sequence MSAFVLNMEERERRGDKQQKCPESEKKERESTSACASDATEHTAEEDDDIAAKLDVTSDKFDPLLALYSATVPLPYPNVKCFNNIAEYESFLKGGRGRAKPENVEKKQRKARKGVADPERIEKLKRLMVNNPIEGEDGEEGTSGTARRCRIQKAPKNVLTRMPLHTGSPLGELHRCVQERIRVKVHIRTFKGLRGVCSGFIVAFDKFWNMAMVDVDETYREPLLGEALYHEKALTVTRLFDKLKLQESAALRECEEKKQIDKRKAEPLHPPPETQTRDSRRRDPNRGDPRRRGDPRAVDPRLARATVGPPVGDDPGALGATGKTQGSNVKGQESGTEGPKRTGSQKKEVSQPYGRVHTRHVNQLFIRGENVLLVNLQPL